The Miscanthus floridulus cultivar M001 chromosome 17, ASM1932011v1, whole genome shotgun sequence genome has a window encoding:
- the LOC136517252 gene encoding WAT1-related protein At5g07050-like: protein MAVVKDAGGESLMQRCKPYVAMISLQFGYAGMNVITKVSLNHGMSHYVLVVYRHAFATLSIAPFALVLERKVRPRITPWVFLQIFVLALLGPVIDQNFYYAGLKFTSPTFSCAMSNMLPAMTFILAVLFRMEKVNLKKARYVAKVVGTLVTVAGAMLMTLYKGRVVEMVWTKHMHLHGPHPDAAAAAAADKDWLTGSIFLIIATLAWASLFILQAATLKRYDAPLSLTTLICFVGTLQAIVVTFVMERQTSVWRVGFDMNLLAAAYAGIVTSSIAYYVQGLVIQSRGPVFASAFSPLMMIIVAIMGSFILAENIYLGGIVGSVLIVAGLYSVLWGKHKENLEKESQAAMEIPVAIKTVDGNGRIMDIVELDEVQLEKAQANAIANAAVAVTVPAEEARMQGKDQA from the exons ATGGCGGTCGTCAAAGATGCCGGCGGCGAGTCGCTGATGCAGCGGTGCAAGCCGTACGTGGCGATGATCTCGCTGCAGTTCGGATACGCCGGCATGAACGTCATCACCAAGGTGTCGCTCAACCACGGCATGAGCCACTACGTGCTCGTCGTCTACCGCCACGCCttcgccacgctctccatcgcgCCCTTCGCGCTCGTGCTCGAGCGCAAGGTCCGCCCCAGGATCACGCCCTGGGTCTTCCTCCAGATCTTCGTCCTCGCGCTGCTCGG GCCGGTGATCGACCAGAACTTCTACTACGCTGGGCTCAAGTTCACCTCGCCGACCTTCTCCTGCGCCATGAGCAACATGCTCCCCGCCATGACCTTCATCTTGGCCGTTCTCTTCAG GATGGAGAAGGTGAACCTGAAGAAGGCGAGGTACGTGGCCAAGGTGGTGGGCACGCTCGTGACAGTGGCCGGCGCCATGCTCATGACTCTCTACAAGGGCCGCGTCGTCGAGATGGTCTGGACCAAGCACATGCACCTGCACGGCCCGCACCcggacgccgccgctgccgccgccgccgacaagGACTGGCTCACGGGCTCCATTTTCCTCATCATCGCCACCCTTGCATGGGCGTCCCTCTTCATCCTCCAG GCCGCCACGCTCAAGAGGTACGACGCGCCGCTGTCGCTGACCACCCTCATCTGCTTCGTGGGCACCCTGCAGGCCATCGTCGTCACCTTCGTCATGGAGCGCCAGACCTCTGTCTGGCGGGTCGGCTTCGACATGAACCTCCTAGCCGCCGCATACGCT GGCATAGTGACGTCTAGCATTGCCTACTACGTGCAAGGGCTGGTGATCCAGAGCCGGGGCCCCGTCTTCGCCTCGGCGTTCAGCCCCCTCATGATGATCATCGTCGCCATCATGGGCTCCTTCATCCTCGCCGAGAACATCTACCTCGGCGG gatcgtcgggtccgTGCTGATTGTCGCCGGCCTCTACTCGGTGCTGTGGGGTAAGCACAAAGAGAACCTGGAGAAGGAGTCACAGGCAGCCATGGAGATCCCCGTGGCGATCAAGACCGTCGACGGCAACGGCAGGATCATGGACATCGTGGAGCTGGACGAGGTGCAGCTGGAGAAGGCCCAGGCCAACGCCATCGCCAACGCGGCGGTCGCCGTCACGGTCCCCGCAGAGGAGGCCCGGATGCAGGGCAAGGACCAGGCTTAA